GGGTTTTTCAGAAGCGTGCGGGCAATGCCCACGCGCTGCTTCTCGCCGCCCGAGAGCTTCAGCCCGCGCTCGCCGACCGTGGTGCGGTAGCCATCCGGCAGGCGGGTGATGAAGTCATGGATCTTCGCGGCGCGGGCCGCCGCCTCGACCTCCTCGGGGGTGGCTTCGGGACGGCCGTAGGCGATGTTGTAATAGATCGTGTCGTTGAAAAGCACGGTGTCCTGCGGCACGACCCCGATCTTGGAATGCAGCGAATCCTGCCGGACGGAGCGCAGGTCCTGCCCGTCGATGCGGATCGCGCCCGAGGTCACGTCGTAGAACCGGAACAGCAGCCGCCCGATGGTTGACTTGCCCGAGCCCGAGGGCCCGACCAGCGCAACCGTCTCGCCCGCGCCCACCTTGAGCGAGATCCCCTTCAGGATCACCCGCTCCGGGTCATAGCCGAAGCGCACGTCATCGAGTTCGACCGCGCCGCCGCGAACCTCGAGGTCGCGCGCGTCGGGCGCGTCCACCACCTCGGCTGGCTGCGCCAGCAGGCCGAACATCTGGCCCATGTCCACGAGCGCCTGCCGGATCTCGCGATAGACCGTCCCGAGGAAACCGAGCGGCAGGGTGATCTGGATCATGTAGGCGTTGACCATCACGAAGTCGCCCACGGTCAGCGCGCCGGACTGGACCCCGAAGGCGGCCATCACCATGACGGCGACGAGGCCCGCGGTGATCAGCAGGCTCTGCCCCGCGTTCAGGAACGCAAGCGACTGGCCGGTCTTGACCGCCGCGCGCTCATAGCCCTGCATGGCCATGTCGTAGCGCTGCGCCTCGCGCGTCTCGGCGCCGAAGTACTTGACCGTCTCGAAGTTCAGCAGCGAGTCGATGGCCTTCTGGTTGGCGTCGGTGTCCTGCTCGTTCATCTCGCGGCGGATCTTCACCCGCCATTCGGTGACCCTGAAGGTGAAGGTGACGTAAAGCGCGATGGTCGTGACCACCACGGCCATGTATTCCCAGCCGAAGACGACCGCGAAGATGATCGCGACCATGCTGAGTTCCAGAAACAGCGGCCCGATCGAGAACAGCATGAAGCGCAGCAGGAAATCGACGCCCTTCACGCCGCGCTCGATGATGCGGCTGAGGCCCCCGGTCTTGCGCGTGATGTGATAGCGCAGCGACAGGCGGTGGATGTGGGTGAAGGTCTCGAGCGCGAGCTGGCGCAGTGCGCGTTGGCCCACGCGCACGAAGATCGCGTCGCGCAGCTCGCCGAAGGCCACCGCCCCCAGCCGCGCGAGGCCATAGGCGACCGTCAGCCCGACCGCGCCGAGGCCCATCATCATCGCGGGCGTGGGCGCACCGCCTGCCAGCGCATCGACCGCCGCCTTGTAGAAGAACGGCGTGGCGACCGAGATGATCTTGGCCACCACCAGCGCCATCAGCGCCAGCACGACGCGGCGCTTCACCCATGTCTGGCCCTTCGGCCAGAGATAGGGTGCCATGCGTTTCAGTGTCGCCCAGCCGCTCATTTCCGGCGGATCGACCGGCGTGGGGCCGGGCCTCTGTCTCATCTCGCGCATCGGGGGATCTCCTCGGAGCGCCTTACCTAAGCCGCCGGGGTCCGAAACGCCAGAGGAAGCCGCATCGCATCGGGTCAGTCGGTGGGTGCAGGCAGCGTGAATACCTGCCCCGGGTAGATCAGGTCCGGGTCGCGGATCGCCTGCCGGTTGGCCTCGTAGACCTTCACGTAAAGGATGCCCTCGCCAAGGCTTTGCTCGGCGATGCGCCAGAGCGAGAAGCCGGGCTGCACGGTCACAGAGAGCGGAACGGCCGGCGCGGCCTCGGTGCCAGCGGGCGCGGCCGGCGGCGCCCCCGGCAAGGCCGCTGCCGGGCGGCCCGGATCGGCACCGGGCATGGCAGGCATCCCCTCCTGCCCTCTGGCCGCCTCGGGACCGGCGGGCGGGGCACTTGCCGCCTCGGGCGCCGACGCCAGCGCCTGAAGCGCGGCAGCCACGGTCTCGTGGCTCTCGCGCTCGAAGGGGGTCTCGAACCGGGCCACCACCTCGCCTGCGGGATCGATGCGGTCCGCACGCAGCTGGTAGAGCCCCGGCTCGATGCCGCTCAGGCTCGTGGCCCAGGTCCCGTCGGGGGCCACCGTGACGGTGGCAAGCTCGGCATTGTCGAGGTAGAGCCGAACGAAGTCCCCCGGCCCGCCACGACCGGAAAGCAGCACCGCGCCGTCGGACGCATAGGAGATGGTGTCGACCGAAACCCCGGCCACCTCGTCCAGGCTCTCCCCGGCGGATTGCAGCACCTTGACCTCGCCGTCCCCCACCAGCAGCGCGGCCGGGGCCTTCTGCGCGGGCACGGCCGGGGCCGTGCCGGCATCGGCCACCGCCGCCGCGGACGGCGCGGGCGCGAGGATCGGCGCGACGAGCACGCTGCTTCTGGCCAGATGCTCGGCCCCGTCCGGAAGCACCATGCGCAGCGAAAGGCGGCGCGGCCGGTTGTCGGCGGGGATCGAGAACATCACGGCGAAGCGGTTGGCGGCATCCGCCGTGGTCTCGGCGGCTTCCTCTCCGTCGATCAGCACCTCGACCTCGGCGCCCTGCTGGGCGCGTCCCGCAACGAGGGCCGAGCCGTCGCTTTCGATCCGCACCACGTCGAAGGCCGGCAGGACGACCGCTACCTCGGGCGGGGCGGGCGACGGCGCAGGTTCGGGGGCAGCCGCGGCCCCGGGCGCGGCGGCCGTCTGTGGGGGCGCCTCCGAGGGCGCGGGAACGGCAGCCGGCGGGGACGGGTTCGCGGCCGTGTCCACCGGCACCTGCCGCGTGGTCCAGCCGATCCAGCCCGCGGTCGCTGCGGCCGCCGCCCCGCCGGCCGCAAGGGCGGCCCATGCGCCCGGTCCCATCTTGCCGATCAGAGGCATCGTCTTCAGCTCCCGGTGCCCGCGGGGCACCTGACTTGTCACCGTTACAGGAACGCGGATATCACTGCCGGACGCAAGCCCTTATCCACAGGTGTTCCCCGCATGTCCCAGCTCCGCTCCGTCTGCGTCTTCTGCGGCTCCCGCGCCGGCCTCCGCCCCGCCTATGCCCGCGACGCGCGCGAACTGGGCCGGGTGATCGCGGCCGAGGGCTGGCGGCTGGTCTATGGCGCGGGCGACGTGGGCCTGATGGGGGAAGTGGCCCGCGCGGCCCTTGCCGAGGGCGGCAAGACCATGGGCGTGATCCCCACCCACCTCCTGATCCGCGAACAGGGCCGGCGGGATCTCGCGCAGCTGGTCATCACCGAGGACATGCACGAGCGCAAGAAGGTGATGTTCATGAACTCGGACGCCATCGTGGTGCTGCCCGGTGGCGCAGGCTCGCTCGACGAGTTCTTCGAGGTGCTGACATGGCGCCAGATCGGCCTGCACGAGAAGCCGATCTTCCTGCTGGACACAGATGGCTACTGGCAGCCGCTGCTCGCGCTCATGGAGAACGTGGTGGCCGAGGGCTTTGCCGAACTGGCGATGCGGGACTACTACGTCGCCGTGCCGGATGTTCAGGCGCTGGCGGGGCGGCTGCGCGCCGCCCTGTCCTGACGGATTGCCTCGAAGGAATAGAGGGCAAGCGCCGTCCAGATCAGGCCGAAGGCCGCGCCGTGCCACGGCGTGAAGGGCTGGGCGAAGACGGTGACCGCGCAGAGGAACTGCAGCGTGGGGTTCAGATACTGCACGAGGCCCAGCGTCGCCATCCCGATCCGCTGCGAGGCATAGGAGAACAGCATCAGCGGCACCGCGGTCAGCACGCCGGAAAAGGCCAGTAGCGCCGAGACCTGCCAGGACTGCCCGAACCAGCCGCCCGGGCGGTCCATCTCGGCGGCATGCCCGCCATGCACCGCCCAGAGCCAGCCGATGGCCAGCGGCGCAAGCAGCAGCACCTCGGCCGTGACCGAGACCATCGAGCCCGCCACCAGCCGCTTCTTCACGAGGCCATAGATCCCGAAGGTCCCCGCCAGCGCGAGCGCGATCCAGGGCGCCACGCCCAGTCCCAGCGTCAGCACCGCCACTGCCCCCGCCGCCATCGCCACCGCCACCCCCTGCCCGCGACTCAGCCGCTCGCGGAAGACGAGGACGCCAAGTGCCACCGCGACGAGCGGAAAGATGTAATAGCCAAGGCTCGCCTCGAGCGTATGGCCCGACTGCACCGAGAAGATGAACAGGAACCAGTTGGCCGAGATCATCAGCGCCGCCAGCGCCACGGCACGCGGCCGTCGTGCCAGCAGCGCGAAGGCATGGCCCAGCTGGCCC
This portion of the Rhodobacter sp. CZR27 genome encodes:
- a CDS encoding ABC transporter ATP-binding protein/permease → MREMRQRPGPTPVDPPEMSGWATLKRMAPYLWPKGQTWVKRRVVLALMALVVAKIISVATPFFYKAAVDALAGGAPTPAMMMGLGAVGLTVAYGLARLGAVAFGELRDAIFVRVGQRALRQLALETFTHIHRLSLRYHITRKTGGLSRIIERGVKGVDFLLRFMLFSIGPLFLELSMVAIIFAVVFGWEYMAVVVTTIALYVTFTFRVTEWRVKIRREMNEQDTDANQKAIDSLLNFETVKYFGAETREAQRYDMAMQGYERAAVKTGQSLAFLNAGQSLLITAGLVAVMVMAAFGVQSGALTVGDFVMVNAYMIQITLPLGFLGTVYREIRQALVDMGQMFGLLAQPAEVVDAPDARDLEVRGGAVELDDVRFGYDPERVILKGISLKVGAGETVALVGPSGSGKSTIGRLLFRFYDVTSGAIRIDGQDLRSVRQDSLHSKIGVVPQDTVLFNDTIYYNIAYGRPEATPEEVEAAARAAKIHDFITRLPDGYRTTVGERGLKLSGGEKQRVGIARTLLKNPPILLLDEATSALDTQTERDIQDSLREMGEGRTVITIAHRLSTIADADRIVVLEEGRIVEEGRHEQLLARGGRYAAMWARQSAEEEDEAAA
- a CDS encoding LysM peptidoglycan-binding domain-containing protein, which translates into the protein MPLIGKMGPGAWAALAAGGAAAAATAGWIGWTTRQVPVDTAANPSPPAAVPAPSEAPPQTAAAPGAAAAPEPAPSPAPPEVAVVLPAFDVVRIESDGSALVAGRAQQGAEVEVLIDGEEAAETTADAANRFAVMFSIPADNRPRRLSLRMVLPDGAEHLARSSVLVAPILAPAPSAAAVADAGTAPAVPAQKAPAALLVGDGEVKVLQSAGESLDEVAGVSVDTISYASDGAVLLSGRGGPGDFVRLYLDNAELATVTVAPDGTWATSLSGIEPGLYQLRADRIDPAGEVVARFETPFERESHETVAAALQALASAPEAASAPPAGPEAARGQEGMPAMPGADPGRPAAALPGAPPAAPAGTEAAPAVPLSVTVQPGFSLWRIAEQSLGEGILYVKVYEANRQAIRDPDLIYPGQVFTLPAPTD
- a CDS encoding TIGR00730 family Rossman fold protein → MSQLRSVCVFCGSRAGLRPAYARDARELGRVIAAEGWRLVYGAGDVGLMGEVARAALAEGGKTMGVIPTHLLIREQGRRDLAQLVITEDMHERKKVMFMNSDAIVVLPGGAGSLDEFFEVLTWRQIGLHEKPIFLLDTDGYWQPLLALMENVVAEGFAELAMRDYYVAVPDVQALAGRLRAALS
- the rarD gene encoding EamA family transporter RarD; its protein translation is MQDRTKGIAAMVATCVIWGLSSLYYRLIDEVPPLEVLSHRTLWSALFFGAILLAQGQLGHAFALLARRPRAVALAALMISANWFLFIFSVQSGHTLEASLGYYIFPLVAVALGVLVFRERLSRGQGVAVAMAAGAVAVLTLGLGVAPWIALALAGTFGIYGLVKKRLVAGSMVSVTAEVLLLAPLAIGWLWAVHGGHAAEMDRPGGWFGQSWQVSALLAFSGVLTAVPLMLFSYASQRIGMATLGLVQYLNPTLQFLCAVTVFAQPFTPWHGAAFGLIWTALALYSFEAIRQDRAARSRPASA